gtttgagaagttgtgCATGGAAGTCTATTGATCCCCAAGTGATCGATGGTTGGATCTAACTAATAATAGCATTCAAAACAGTTgaagttttaatttttggtaggattttgttgaaaatgattTGGTTGGTTGTGGGAATCAATTATTTTCGTGATAACATTCAACCAAATAATTTGAATCGCCAATTACTCTATTTTCTGTCTCTCTCCTATAATGGGCCACACCCCATGGATCAACCTAAGGTTTTcccatttctatatataaaaatacgcAGGCAGCTCCCTGTGGACTTTAATATCCCATTATAGAAATTGTCAAATGTTGATGTGGGCAGGTGGTCTCATAATTAATGACTGATCAACCGTTCGCTCAAATCGGATAAGTCTTGGGTTGTGTtcagaaattttataaaaataaatttataaattaaataatacattaaatttattttataataaaaataattttataatttaatatcaagataaataaatttatttttatgaaatctctttataagTATAGTGAAGATATATCAGTCGATAATTTACTCGTGACGTAGATAGATTATACAACATATTCATTACAGATGTTGCGTTTGCACGATATCTGGGATTCATCTGAGATTCATCATCGTCATCAAAATTTAATGGCTTCATTATGTTGAATAGAACCATTGTGAAAAACTAGAACCATTAAACGGTTTTCGTTCTTGGGTGGTAAATGACATATCATTTATCGAGATTTCGAGACACTTGTTTGCCAAGTTGCCAACGAAAATGGAAGACAAGACAGAGCATGAGTATGACTTTGCTTCCTTCCTACCCCACATTAAATGTAGCCTTTGCCTATCAATAGGAAGTGTGTGGCACCTATGCGCATCCTCTATGCCGTCCAGTTGGTTGCCTCCTCATAGATGTGAAAATCTTTGGATTGGGAAGATCGAGATTTATATGCATGTACTGTAGCTTCTCGGTTTTTGATACAGAAGTCTAAAGTCATCTTTCCCATAAACATTTCCATCAAATTTGTTTATCTGGAAATACCCTCTTTTTTTGTTCTCCTTTTTATTGCCAGTGTGTGCACCTTTGTTCATATGACTCTTAACGATACGAACCTTGTCCTTCCTTCCAAGTTAAAACTCTTTGTTTTGTGGATCCCATTCTTGCATTATCTGTATCCTCAAACAAGAGTTACTACTAAAATTGGAATGActcgaaaaagaagaaaaatattctgTAACTGTAACGTTGGGGCATGAGTTAGAGGGATAGTTCTCGGTCTAATTGCTGAAAAGCATTTGGCTAGCTTAACAGTCAAGATTCAGCATTTTCCACTTTTTTGGTATCCTATGAATATACATTTGTGCTTGTTTGCTGTCTTCTAGTGACTGGTGTCTAGATTATTGAAAGGTGACAATGGAAAACCACTACGACAAAACATGGTTTTTTTTAGGTGAAGATACATGATGGCCAATAAATGAATAAAGTCATCGTGGGAGGTGCTGAGAAGGAAAAAAGATTGCAAGATTAATGATTAGGTCAATACATTGTAAAATGTATAAAGAAAGGTCTTGTgctatttttttgctttttcttgtGGGTCAAAgctaatttgaatttcaagATGAAAGGAAATTGAATGGCATGAGCCCAGTGGAACAACCAATAGTTGGATGGCAGGTGGGGGTTGAGGAGCAATAATAACTGCCTGCTTTTTTGGGTTATTGAAGATTAGCAACTAGGACAGTAATTATTTTCCAGGTAAGGAGAAGAGGAACCCTGGCTGGGTGTGGCCGCAGAGAACGTGGACCATCATAACCTGTTCACTAAAACCACCTACTTTTGTACTACCGACGCCCCCCCCGCCCCAAAACAAAACCCTTCTTTTCAATTATAAATGATTTAAAACACACCCTCCAATTGAAGGCTGCAGCacgcattttttaaaaaagcacCAATGGTAGGGTACAATACAGGTAATTTTGTTAACTCCTATTCCTTTTACAATCCTTGATCTTCCATAAAAAGAGATACTTCAATGGGGCTAAGAgaccttaaaagaaaaattacatggGGACGACTCTGGCCTTGTACATGCATATATAGGCCATGTGCCAATCACCTGTGACAAGCAAAGATGAAACTTTAGCATTGATGCAGGATGATAGTAAAGGAGTGACTTGCATTAGCATTTATACAGAAAGctatataaaagaagaaaaaaggaagtaAAGAGTCGGGTCCGTCCTAACAAAACGTATGCCTATTCCACAGGACATACACTAACGGGCAAAATTTCGAGTTATCTTTTATATGGCTGCAATTGTGCCACGGCAACTTAATGCCATTATGCGGGTGAACATAACTGTAATCTTACCTCCTCCAGACAGTTTAGTGATGTCTTCCTCTCGCTGTGCAATTGGATTGTCATCATCATACTCAATCCATTTCCCTGAGTCCAACAGTGGTTATTTGTCAGTTGAATACCTATCTTCAGTTCAAGCCACGTGAAACAGAGTATTAATGGGTATATTCTAGAGAGCTCACCACTTTCTTGCTTGACCCAGGCAACATAATGCCCTGAATCAGCACTCCTACCCTTGTGAGTCAACACAGCAACCAAATCATAAATTCCAGTCAAATGTGTTTCACTATCTGATGGACGCCCTGCAGTGTAGAATCGGTCAACAAGTGGAAACATGGAACCACATGCACTAGATATCCAAAAACCCCAATGAAATCTATGATTGACCACCGAGTTCAGTTAACATTCATAGTATACGTCGGTACCTTCTTGGGATGCGGTCATAGATGGTTCACCACTTCCATTTGATGATCCCTGTGTGCAAACAAGAGACATTATATAATTCCTTTATCACATAGAAACACATTTGTACGTGCATGTAACTAGGTAGTCACCTCTGCATCAGACATCTTGACATCACCTTTAGAACCAGCGGCATCCTTGCTAGCTTTCAAACCAAGTTTTTTACCTTCCTCATCCCTCAAAACCTAAATTATATAttgtagaaaagaaaatgtccaacacaacaaaaaggtaacaataaaaaaatggagatggagatgtAATTTCGAAGTCCAATGAAGCCAAATGCAAGCAGAAAACCTTGCGAGGAGCTTCTAATTTTTTGCGGAGATCATCTGAACACAGATCATAAACATCCAACTCCAGAGGATAATCCACTTTCTGAGACAagtaaacaatcttaattaatattgataCTTCCAGTTTTAAATAACATtgaatatgaatgaaatagacaaACACAACATGTGGACTTATCATATTCGAACTCTACCACACAGAGTAAAcatttaaatgaaaagttttaatttctttatttttttatttgatctaaTTTCCACAATGATGTGAAAGATACAAATCCAACCCCACAGTGCAACAATATGACAGGAGAAGAAAACTGGCATTACCCGCAAAATTTTGGCCTTCTGATTTGACTCCCTCTTCCAGAAAAAACGCACAAACTGAATGGTCAAGTaccttgaggaaaaaaaattacagcagTCATAAGAATTTGCATAAACTGGCAAAATGATAAGGGAACCATCCAAAGAAGAATTTATTGTTGCTTTTATCAGGATAATTCAGACGTTAAATAGGAAGATCCACACGATTTGGTCCTATAAGGGGATGCTATTAAGGGGTTTTTGGGAAATTAGTAAATTCATCCCATTCAgctataaaaggaaaaatattaatttaaaatcagaAGCAAGTTATACCTTGGCAGGCCATTGATACGAGATTCTTTCAAGTAAATTGCACTACGTCTCAAGGAAGGGGAAGCCTTCTCCAATTCTGATTTTAAACCCTACAGAAACAAGTGAAATTAACAATAAGATTATCATGCTCATCCAAAAATGTTTGCTCCAAAATAGATGGTCCTCTTTTAACTAAGAGAAACAGAATATACAGCTTATGATTTGGAATCACCAAACCCAAAACAAGAAATATTCCACCCAACGTTTTGATTTAGCAAGAGACAGAAAACAGCAAGCACAAATTCCAATGGAcatgctagttttttttttttttttttttgataaatccAATTGACATGGTAGTTAGATGCTCACAATTGGTTGATAACACTTACATGCTTTAGTCCTTCGTGCAAATGGTTCACCTCGTGTGATATGTGGCATTTAAGTGAATACACTGATTCTGTCTCTGAACTTTCTTCACCACTTTCTTGACAATACACCCTGGCCCACACCAGCAAAAGAACACATTCAtaccaaaaacttaaaaaacaaactttCTGGTTTTACAAAAACAGAGAAGGATCACAAAAAGACACCAATGTACCATTAATGTATTAACAAGCTAGGGATTCTTAGTTGtttttggaagactttatttatgtgggccattgctttagatttaaatggtctcagcttccatgattttcttgtaacaatttttagttcttaatttggtgtgctcacatgtatacttccagtgtaccTGGGTTTTGCCTATCTTTATATCAATCAAATTTcttcttacttaaaaaaaaaaaaaaaaaagctagggATTCTTCCTAGATAGGCGTTAACTCGTGTATaccttcttgtgtacttgggctaagcctattattattaatacaatcgtttacttaaaaaaataaaaaaaaaaagctagggAATCCAGCCTATAAAAACCAATAGTCTCTTCATCCCACAATAGACGCTGTGCTTTTTTTGGACTGTCCCAAAATAGATGTAAGTTTCAAAACATGAAGATACCACCCATTTAACTTCCCATATTATCTTAAATTtgaattcacattttttttttccaatttgaaCCCACCTTTCCTGACCCATctaagggtatttttggaagtgTTCATTTCACTAAAATGTGCATTATTTGTAAACTTTCACCTATTGGGAGATGGAGGGAGTAATAACCAAACTAATATTACCGTTTTAAGTCAAAACATAATTATGAAACAATGACATGTATAACTACCTGCTAACAAGTTCGATGCCAAAGAGGGCCTTTACAGTATGGGGAATTTCACTGCAAAAATTGTCGTGCAGGATTAGTATTAAACTACCAGGAAAATAAAACCAGAACAATTAACTTATAAGTGCCGCTAAAACAGAATAGGACCAGAGCGGTTCAGAAGAAACTGCTCAATGGTACTTGTAGCAAAAATTAACTGCAACAGAAGTTCAAAGGAGGGAAAAGGGAGGGTGAGCATTGGGAAGTTTGTTAAGATTAATCATCCAAGATAAACTTCCGTGCAGCCAACATTGATTCCATGACACATGCACATCCTACCAAGTAACAAGAAAAATACCTAGAATCAGTTGATTTAAGAGACTGAGAAAGTGTATATAAAATCTGGGTCCAACATTCTTCAGCATCCTGTTACACATTTAAAATTGACAGATATACTTACAACCAAATTAAGTCAGTGAGATTGTCAAGAAGAAGGTAATTTAAAACCTGTTGCATGAAGATGCCATTGTGCAGCTGGCCAAATTGAGGATACTTTTTACGCAACACCTGCAAACATAGTAACAAAAAAGCATGATGTCTCCCTCCACCACAAGTAAGAAAATTGCAATATAAACTAATCATTGAGATTACAACGTAAGAAATAGTGTCTATAAAGAGGCTCAGGCAGATAGATGTATAGAAACTagcaaagaaaacattttttttaccGGTAAACAATTTTCATTGATGATATTTATAGGCGTAGCCAAAGTACATGGGAACTAGCAAAAATGAATTCATTAGAAGTGTTATATGAGTTGTGGCTTAAACTCTAGCAATGCAATAATATAAAGCATGGACTGAATAACAGTTTTAGAACCCACAAGAACAAGACAACATATGCCAAGAGATTGTAGAGAAGGTGGAAGGGGCAtgccacctttttttttaacaaaaaagttctgttcaatatatttcttatttatgcTATAGATTTTACTGCAAAGTCCCTGATGCAATAATTAGGGGTTGTTTTGGATACAAGAAgcctcttaactcatctcatctaatcattacaactttctcaaactcctacacaaaatacaataaataattcagctttttcaaatcccaaaataaaaataatattttaacaatattttcttcaactttcaactttcatttcatctcaactgactatccaaacctccccttaAACTTCTAGTAAATCCCACTGGTAACCCCAGGTTGCAAGGGAAAGATAAATGAGGTTCAATATTAACTCAAATGGTAAAACAAGAGAACAAACCATCCAAAATTGCATCGGTGCCACAGGCTTGACACTTTTATCAAGCTCATTAAATAAATCGCGTGTTGCTATAGTCAACATATGAGAAGACTGATCCACATCATTGCTTCTTCCAGAGTGTGAATACCTAATGAGATTTCAGGTGATGCATCTCAGTCATTAAATGCTGCAAATTAACTATGAAAACAGCAATTCAGAGAATACATCCTGAAACAATTCCTGTTGATTGAATGAAGAAGACAACTCACTTGACCAAAGCTGACTTTAACTCTGGAACAGAATGGAGACATTGTACTGTGGAGTTCATGTAACAGGTGTTTCCGAGATTAAATAGACCAGCACTATGACCCTAGAAGCAGAAACAGCATGGGCTGAGAAATCCATACAGCAGAGGAAAAGACTAAAATAtcacaattaaattcaaatattttcaaagcaAATTTGGTCTAAATGACTAAATGAGgttaaaaaactataaaatcctaatttttaaactaaggaaaaaaatacataattaaatttttttttttttttataagtaagaagttatattaatccacgtaaaaaggcaatgcccaagtacacgggaagTGTACAAGAAaaacctaattacaaactaCGCGCTACGGAAAGTAGcgtaaaagtcattaaaattcctcccattcaatacaatagaagaagcccaaagcaacaaagtGTGATAAAAAAAGGCCCTAAAACTATCCGGAGAGCGTtccttattttcaaaacatcggtcatttctttcattccatgtgcaccacattaaacatagaGGTACCATCTTCCAAGCAGCTGCAATATGACAGTTGCCCctaatccctctccaacatgaCAATAAATCCAAGACTCTCCTGGGCATCACCCATGCAATACCAAGCCTAGTGAAAATGTCATCCCATAAAACCTGACTATTTCGCAATGTAGAAGTAAATGGTCTACTGATTCACTGCTAtgtttgcacataaagcaccaatcggTTAAGTAAAGGCCTCGCTTTTTCAGTTTATCTATAGTCAATATCTTCTCATGGGATGCCAACCAGCCAAAAAAGGCAACTTTAAGGGGTGCATTGctcctccaaatgctcttccaaggaaaggcATTGGTGGGATGAGCCGTCAAAAACTTGTAATAAGAGCGAACTGAAAATTTCTTGTTCCCAGTGAGTGTCCATATTAGTCCATCTTCCCTACCTGCTTGTACTTTCATTGCGTATAAAACATTGTAGAAATCAATAATGTCATTTAACTCCCAGTCTTGTACAGCCCTAGAGAAACTCACTGACCAATGAATAGAATTTGCGGAGATGCTCATATTATCAGCCACCGAAGCATCCTTGTCTGACGCAATCCTATAAAGCGAGGGAAAAGCATTTTCCAAGGCCACATCGCCACACCAgatatcatgccaaaatcttATGCGCGTGCCCCTtcccacctcaaatctgaaattaccAAGTAGGTCTTCCCATCCATTTCGAATGAATTTCCAAACACCCACCCCATAGGCCCCTCTTACTGCATTAGAGCACCAATCTCCCCAAATACTCCCGTATTTAATGTCGATGATGCTTCTCCAAAGAGTGTCCCCTTCCTTATGATACCGCCATAACCACTTTCCAAGTAAAGCCTTGTTGAAAATTCTCAGTTTTCTAATCCCCAAACCACCGCAAGACAAAGGGGTGCAAACTTTATCCCATCTaatcaaattgaattttttctcatcttctagccctccccacaagaaatcacAGAAGATCTTTTCCAGTCTATTTGCCACCCCTGCAGGTAAAGGgaacaaagatagaaagtatGTTGGAAGATTAGAAAGTGTGCTCTTAATAAGCGTGATTCAGCCGCCTTTAGACAAGTAAATTCTCTTCCAACTTGACAGTTTACATTCAATTCTCTCAACAATCCCATCTAACATTACCTTAGATTTGTGAGGGGCCCCCAAAGGAAGTCCCAGATACTTCATAGGCAAGAGTGACACCTTGCAACCCAAAATGGCAGCCACTTCACTTAGATTGTTAACCAAGCCAACTGGAACTAGCTCGGACTTCGATAAGTTCACTTTAAGACCtgagacagcttcaaaacacagaAGGAGGGCTCTCAAGGAGCGAATCTGATCTGGGTCTGAGTCACATAAAATCAACGTATCATCGGCGAAAAGGAGATGTGTGACTGATAAGCTTTCATGCAAGAAACTACCCACGGAGAAGCCCGAGATGAAACCCCTATCCACCACCCCCTCCAACATTCTACTCAGTACATCCATCACTATAATGAATAACAAAGGAGATAGAGGGTCCCCTTGTCGCAAACCCCTAGAGCTGCGAAAGAAACCTTCGGGGGTACCATTGATCAAAGTGGAGAAACTAACGGTTGTGATACAATGTTTTATCCACTGACACCATCTTTCCCCGAAACTGTGCCTGCCCAGAATGTACAACAAGAAATCCCAATTGACATGATCAAATGCTTTATCCATGTCCAATTTACACAAGAGACCTGGGGTGCCGCTTCTAACTCTAGAttccaagcattcattagcaataagaacgGAGTCTAAAATTTGTCTTCCTTTAACAAATGCACTTTGTGACTTCGAGATGATCTTCCCCATAACTTCACTTAGTCGCTTCGCAAGAACTTTTGATATGATCTTGTAAACCCCGCTCACCAAACTTATGGGCCGGAAATCATGTACCTCCACCGACCTTGCCCTTTTCGGGATAAAGGCGATGAAAGTGGCATTTAGGCTTCTCTCAAATTTCATGAAAGAGTGAAATTCGAGAAAAACTTTCATAAGATCATCTTTAATAATGttccaacaagtttggaaaaaagcCATTGTAAAGCCATCGGGGCCCGGCGCTTTATCTTTAGCCATCCCGTTAAACACACTTAGAACCTCATCCTCCTCAAAGGACCTCTCCAACCAAGCTGCACTTGCTTGATCCATTGAATCAAAATCTAGTCCGTTTACCTTTGGTCTCCATTGATATTGCTCCGTTAAAAGCTTGTCATAAGAATGCACAATGTGATTTTTTATCTCAACGCTATCAGTCAAAACCCTGCCTTCCGAATGTAGGACCTCAATAGCATTGTTTCTACGATGAGAATTAGCAACTCTGTGGAAAAACTTTGTACATctgtccccttccttcaaccaaagggctcgagatttttgtctccaagagatCTCCTCCATAAGGGTGATTTTTTCCAGCTCAGCTACCACTAccattttccttactttttcATCCTCCGAAAGAGTCCCCCCCACTTCTTTTACATCAAAATGCTGCAGCTCTTGAGAAAGAGTGGATCGCTGGTCGTTAATATTCCCAAAGACTTCTAGATTCCATTTTCTTAGATCCTTTTTCAAAGCTTTTATTTTCCCAGCCAAAATGAAACTAGGGGTGCCCGTGAGTTGATAGGAGTTCCACCATGATCTAACTTTCTCCGAGAACCCATCAACCTTTAACCACATGTTCtcgaatttaaaatatctccgTCCCCCGTGAAGACCCCCACAATCTAGTAAGAGGGGGAAGTGATCGGAACAAAGTCTGGAAAGTCTTTTTTGGCAAAGGTTGGGGAAGTGGACCTCCCAAGAGGAAGAGACAATGAACCTGTCCAACCTAGACCAAGCCCTCCCGTTAGACCAAGTGAAATCTCCTCCCGCCATAGGAAGATCAACCAGTTCCAGCTCAAAAATAAGTGCTGAAAAATCCGCCATGGCTGGCCCATGTTGGAATCCCCTGATCTTTCACTTGGAAACCGCGTGACGTTGAAATCGCCTCCAATACACCACGGGATATCCCACCAACTACACATACCAGCTATTTCGTCCCACAGTAGTTGTCTTTTATTATCAAGATTTGGCCCGTAAACACCTAAGAAATCCCAAATGAAACCATCATCAACATTTGAGAAAGAGCAAGCTACTGAAAATTCACCAACGAAATCCTCCACCAAATTGActactcttttatcccacaacACTAATATGCCCCCTGAAGCACCCTTAGAGACAAGGGTGGTCCATCCCACGTAAGGGCAATTCCACAAGCTTCTTATTAATTGCCTATCAATATACTTCAACTTAGTCTCCTGCAAACAAATCACATCTAACTTCCACTCCCGTAATAAGTTCTTTATTCTCAGGCGCTTGTTTGGATCATTCAAGCCCCGAACATTCCATGAGAGGATCTTGGGCTTCATGGACTATCGAGGTTCACCCTATCATTGTGTCTTCCCCTACTCACGCTTCCTTCTCTtgcatcataattaatggagcaAGTAAGCCTCTTGAGCTCCCTGTCTTTTTTAGCAGCGGATTTAGCAAGCTGTGGCTGTCCTGTTTCTATGGCAATAATGAGGGCTTTAAACTGTTCCTCGTAACCTTCACATGAGATCCCAAGGCAGTGTCGAAGAGCATCAAACTTTTGTAATACCCAATCAGATTGTAATCCCGCCCCTAAAGGTGCTGGTGGCAGCGAGCACAGAGGACTAGAAACATCTCCATACTCCTTACAAACTAGTTGAAGATCAGACCCATGTGAAGACTCATCATCTGAGAGAGCCCCTTCAATCGATGACTCATCCTCCCCTTCTTCCACAGTACACAGCACCATTGAAGGGGTCTCCAAAACCTGGGATGGAAAAGGCAATCCCTGGGCCCTAATGAGAACATCTGAGAGTTGAGGAGGACCAGAAGTGTGCGAGGGGACGTCTGAACCCACACCCGAAGGCAGCCCAGTGGAGGTCGAAGCCTCCATGCAAACCTTCCTCCCTTCTGAGGTCGGGGGTGAACCCAAAAAATTAGCCAGAGGCCTAGAAGAGGCCATCGGCACTATCTGTGTCTTGGGTGAGCACGACACCTCTTTCTGAGTCGCCGAGGAACACAAGATGGTTCTCTCAGCTGTCGGCAGTGGGTCTATCCTGATAACCAGGGGCCGAATTGAGGCCATCGGCGATTTCTGGACCATCGGCGAGCTCGAGATCTCTTCCTATGTCGTCGGAGTGATCCCCGAGTCCAAGGTGCAATCGGCGACACCAGCCGACTCCTTCTGCCTCGGAGAGCTTTGGTTCGCCGGCAACCGTGTGTTGtacataattaaatatacaaCACAACCACAGGAAATCACCAATGATCTCATCATCCATGGGTGGAGGAGATGCCATACTAGGCACAGCATGGTCATGATTGTCAAGGAAAAAGTgaccaaaaaaatgaaaaaaaaaaacaaactttttatgctataatttgtttgattccATGAATTTGAAGAGAAGAATATTGCACCAATTCATATTCAAATGTGGAAAAGATTTCaactaaattcttttttttttttctttctttttgtgaatCCATAATATCCATGGTCCAAGTCAATCATTACCAATCCATATTCATTTCCCAATCTGTATCTCATCGCATTTCAATTGGCTTTGCAAAATTGAATTCCTAACTAGCTCACAAGATTAAAGCATATAGTAATTATAGCATAAAGTAAGAACAAAAGATGTGCAGAGTTtgtcttacttatcaaaaaatatgtGACTTCAGAACAGAAGATCTGAGTCTTACCATGGCAACCACTTGCTCTTCTTCTGGAAGATCTTCAACAAATACAGGTCCCTTCTCTGGAGCTTTAATAATCTCATCTGCAGTTCCCATCATCATTAATTTTTGACCCTAGACAAAATAAATGCAATGCGTCACATAAgaagaaattatagaaaaacaaacaaaatcagtGGCAAGTACACTATGAAGGTCAAAGCACCTCTTTTACTCCTAATGTCGACCAATCTGCATCATCCTGCATTatcccaagaaaataaaagtaaaagaaagtGGTTGGGAATTTATAAGCTTCTTGCATCTAGTTTCCATGAGCTCTCACTCACACTGCACCTCCTCCCCAATTAAGTGTGAGGTGGAGGGTGAGGTTGCAAGTTCAAAACCAACAAAGTGCGGGCCTAAgttacaaacaaaaaataaataaatttgcaaAAAATCTGATCAATTGTGAAGTTTATCCTGGATTTATCATATGATCAAGTGACTTGAACGAATCAAGATATGGATAAGATTTTAGCATCCTTTACAAAGGCATACACTTACTTTGAGTAAACCACCCTTAACCATAATCTTCTGCCTTTCGGGAGGAACCCCAGTTAGATCATAGAGCTGGCACTTGAAGACATAAGGAGGCTGTGTAGTATCGATTTCCACATCTTTAAACAGCTCCTTTTGCCACTTTACACTCACTATAAAGATACACATATTGCAATTTtcagaaacaaacaaataaaacaaataatgagAGCACCAGgatcaaaagaaaactaaaggaaaaaccaaaaagagagTCGGGATTTAGATAAAGCATCAACATTTGACCCCTAAGCTAAGTGACCAATGAAAAACCatcgttttttttaaaataaaggaataatcgGACACTTGTGGGACTTCTAGAAGCATTTCATTATCAACTACATGTCCGAAGTGAACAAAAACTAATGCAACCTTAATACATGAGCATTTGAATTTGATCCGACTTAACAAGGGAAAAATCAAGAGATCGGGGtaggaataaaattaaaagaaggaaaagaagaggcGTGCAACACCCTCGCGCAATAAGAAGGGCTTAATGAAAGTCCACACGCTCAGACGCATAGGTGTGCATCGTAAATCTTTGGTTTCAAACTCGAATTAAGTTGACTACTATGGCTTCTTCTGACGTAGAATTCAAACCCGATGCACAAAGAGTACACAAGGCCAGCAATTAAAACCGACTTATGCTCACTTATTAGAAACTTAGTTCAAATCTCAGAGAATTGCATACCAGCGATatgtcaaaaaaagaaattccagAATCCTAAAACATACATAAAAGTCGCAATCCGCTACAATCCCAAATCCTAATATTCAGAAATATCCATAACCTCGGAATGTTACAGAGTTAACAGGAACAGACAAACTGCTTAAAAGCCACATCATTAATCTGAAATTAAGAAATCTCATAAATCCTAAACATCATGGGAAACTCATTAATAGAGCTCTAATTGTTCCATAAACCGCAGATGAACGAACAGGGATGCTCAAAAATCATGGGAAACTCATTAATAGAGCTCTAATTGTTCCATAAACCGCAGATGAACGAACAGGGATGCTCAAAACAACAAGCAAAAACAGTAATGTTGGGCTCGGTCGATGAAATATATCCCGATGAAAATCGAGCTTGAGAGGGTTTCCGACCTGTAATCATATTGTGAAGCTTTGGCGTTGAAGAATCGAGGAggggagatagagagagagagttcgtGTTTTGCAGTGCTCAGCTTGAAGGAGGGGCAAACAGGCAACGTGTTTCTATGGCTTTCTGCGTGGATTTTATAGAGTCCGAGT
This window of the Juglans regia cultivar Chandler chromosome 12, Walnut 2.0, whole genome shotgun sequence genome carries:
- the LOC109007901 gene encoding ubiquitin carboxyl-terminal hydrolase 6-like isoform X1; the encoded protein is MITVSVKWQKELFKDVEIDTTQPPYVFKCQLYDLTGVPPERQKIMVKGGLLKDDADWSTLGVKEGQKLMMMGTADEIIKAPEKGPVFVEDLPEEEQVVAMGHSAGLFNLGNTCYMNSTVQCLHSVPELKSALVKYSHSGRSNDVDQSSHMLTIATRDLFNELDKSVKPVAPMQFWMVLRKKYPQFGQLHNGIFMQQDAEECWTQILYTLSQSLKSTDSSEIPHTVKALFGIELVSRVYCQESGEESSETESVYSLKCHISHEVNHLHEGLKHGLKSELEKASPSLRRSAIYLKESRINGLPRYLTIQFVRFFWKRESNQKAKILRKVDYPLELDVYDLCSDDLRKKLEAPRKVLRDEEGKKLGLKASKDAAGSKGDVKMSDAEGSSNGSGEPSMTASQEGRPSDSETHLTGIYDLVAVLTHKGRSADSGHYVAWVKQESGKWIEYDDDNPIAQREEDITKLSGGGDWHMAYICMYKARVVPM
- the LOC109007901 gene encoding ubiquitin carboxyl-terminal hydrolase 7-like isoform X2; this encodes MITVSVKWQKELFKDVEIDTTQPPYVFKCQLYDLTGVPPERQKIMVKGGLLKDDADWSTLGVKEGQKLMMMGTADEIIKAPEKGPVFVEDLPEEEQVVAMGHSAGLFNLGNTCYMNSTVQCLHSVPELKSALVKYSHSGRSNDVDQSSHMLTIATRDLFNELDKSVKPVAPMQFWMVLRKKYPQFGQLHNGIFMQQDAEECWTQILYTLSQSLKSTDSSEIPHTVKALFGIELVSRVYCQESGEESSETESVYSLKCHISHEVNHLHEGLKHGLKSELEKASPSLRRSAIYLKESRINGLPRYLTIQFVRFFWKRESNQKAKILRKVDYPLELDVYDLCSDDLRKKLEAPRKVLRDEEGKKLGLKASKDAAGSKGDVKMSDAEGSSNGSGEPSMTASQEDSETHLTGIYDLVAVLTHKGRSADSGHYVAWVKQESGKWIEYDDDNPIAQREEDITKLSGGGDWHMAYICMYKARVVPM